The proteins below come from a single Asanoa ferruginea genomic window:
- a CDS encoding MFS transporter, protein MPRYFVFIAATSDSVSWRPLTVLGLAQFLMVLDTSVMNVSISQLVDDFDTDVTAIQSTITLYTLVMAAFMITGGKLGDLWGRRRAFTIGMIVYGVGTTLTAVAPKLWVLVLGWSVIEGLGAVLVLPSLAALVGANYTGRSRATAYGVIGGVAGAGIAVGPLLGGWVTTYLTWRLVFAGEAVLVVVILLLTPWVRDVAGAARRTRLDGVGAALSVAGMALVVLGVLQSSTWGWLAPRNTPVEIFGFAPTLFVVAAGAALLACFVEWERHRETVGRVPLVRPELMAAPPLRAGLSMLFVQNLVLLGIFFAIPLYVQVVLGLNAFETGLRLLPASVGMLVAALGGSLLGRISGPRRIVRVAVVIVVAAVLWLATTVQPNLDEVSFALSMALLGIGMGLLASQLGYVVQGSVGDDARSEVGALQYTAQNLGSSLGTALVGAVLIAALTGTFTDRIAADPRISDAVEQQATVRINAGITFVSTTDLRTALERTTVPPAEVDAIVDGYAEAQLRSLRAALLAAAVFAAAGLLATRRLPTGAPKPTTVA, encoded by the coding sequence TTGCCCCGCTACTTTGTCTTCATCGCAGCAACGAGTGATTCCGTCTCGTGGCGGCCGCTGACCGTGCTGGGTCTGGCGCAGTTCCTGATGGTCCTCGACACGTCGGTGATGAACGTGTCGATCAGCCAACTCGTCGACGACTTCGACACCGACGTGACCGCGATCCAGTCCACGATCACGCTCTACACGCTGGTGATGGCCGCGTTCATGATCACCGGAGGGAAGCTCGGCGACCTCTGGGGGCGGCGCCGCGCGTTCACGATAGGCATGATCGTGTACGGCGTCGGCACGACGCTCACCGCCGTCGCGCCCAAGCTGTGGGTGTTGGTGCTCGGCTGGTCGGTCATCGAAGGGCTCGGCGCGGTCCTGGTGCTGCCGTCGCTGGCCGCGCTGGTCGGCGCCAACTACACCGGACGGTCGCGGGCCACCGCCTACGGGGTGATCGGCGGCGTCGCGGGCGCCGGCATCGCGGTCGGCCCGCTCCTCGGCGGCTGGGTCACCACCTATCTCACCTGGCGTCTGGTGTTCGCCGGCGAGGCCGTGCTGGTCGTGGTCATCCTCCTGCTCACGCCCTGGGTCCGCGACGTCGCCGGCGCGGCGCGGCGAACCCGGCTGGACGGTGTCGGTGCGGCACTCTCGGTCGCCGGCATGGCGCTGGTCGTGCTCGGTGTGTTGCAGAGCAGCACGTGGGGCTGGCTGGCACCGCGCAACACGCCCGTCGAGATCTTCGGCTTCGCACCGACCCTCTTCGTCGTGGCGGCGGGTGCCGCCCTGCTCGCGTGCTTCGTGGAGTGGGAGCGGCACCGGGAAACGGTCGGCCGGGTTCCGTTGGTCCGGCCGGAGTTGATGGCCGCGCCACCGTTGCGCGCCGGCCTCTCGATGCTGTTCGTGCAGAATCTCGTCCTGCTCGGCATCTTCTTCGCCATCCCGCTCTACGTGCAGGTCGTGCTCGGACTCAACGCTTTCGAGACGGGGCTCCGGCTGCTGCCGGCCTCGGTCGGAATGCTGGTCGCGGCTTTGGGCGGGTCGCTCCTCGGCCGGATCTCGGGCCCGCGCCGGATCGTCCGGGTCGCCGTCGTGATCGTGGTGGCCGCGGTGCTCTGGCTGGCGACCACCGTGCAGCCGAATCTCGACGAGGTTTCGTTCGCCCTGTCGATGGCGCTGCTCGGGATCGGCATGGGACTGCTCGCGTCGCAGTTGGGCTACGTGGTGCAGGGCAGCGTCGGCGACGACGCGCGCAGCGAGGTGGGCGCGCTGCAATACACCGCGCAGAACCTCGGGTCGTCGCTGGGCACCGCGCTGGTCGGCGCCGTGCTGATCGCCGCTCTGACCGGGACTTTCACCGACCGGATCGCCGCCGACCCGCGAATCTCGGACGCGGTCGAGCAGCAGGCCACGGTGCGGATCAACGCCGGGATCACGTTCGTCTCGACGACCGACCTGCGGACCGCGCTGGAGCGCACGACGGTGCCGCCGGCCGAGGTGGACGCGATCGTCGACGGCTATGCCGAGGCGCAGTTGCGCAGCCTCCGCGCGGCGCTGCTCGCGGCGGCCGTGTTCGCCGCGGCCGGGCTGCTCGCCACCCGCCGCCTACCGACGGGCGCCCCGAAGCCAACCACGGTCGCGTAG
- a CDS encoding SGNH/GDSL hydrolase family protein, which translates to MNTIVFAGDSITDCDRRADPAGLGDGYVRLVADALGGAARVVNVGISGNSARDLRDRWKTDVLAEQPSLVSVLVGINDTWRRYDSGTVTTAAEFESNYRALLTSLAGVRIVLIEPFLLPVRDEQVAWREDLDPKVAVVRALAAEFGAVLVPADTALAAAGAAADVAPDGIHPSAWGHELLAKLWLEHARL; encoded by the coding sequence ATGAACACCATCGTCTTCGCCGGCGACAGCATCACCGACTGCGACCGGCGCGCTGACCCGGCCGGCCTCGGCGACGGCTACGTCCGGCTGGTCGCCGACGCGCTGGGCGGCGCGGCCCGGGTGGTCAACGTCGGCATCAGCGGCAACAGCGCGCGGGACCTGCGCGATCGGTGGAAGACCGACGTGCTGGCCGAGCAGCCTTCGCTGGTAAGCGTGCTGGTCGGGATCAACGACACCTGGCGGCGCTATGACAGCGGGACGGTCACGACGGCGGCGGAGTTCGAGTCCAACTACCGCGCGCTGCTCACCTCGCTGGCCGGGGTCCGGATCGTGCTGATCGAGCCTTTCCTCCTTCCCGTGCGGGACGAGCAGGTGGCCTGGCGCGAAGATCTGGACCCGAAGGTGGCGGTGGTGCGCGCCCTGGCGGCGGAGTTCGGCGCCGTGCTGGTGCCGGCGGACACGGCCCTGGCGGCCGCGGGTGCGGCGGCCGACGTCGCACCAGACGGCATCCACCCGAGCGCGTGGGGCCACGAGTTGCTCGCGAAGCTGTGGCTGGAGCACGCCCGGTTGTAG
- a CDS encoding alpha-galactosidase, whose amino-acid sequence MLSEVFALRAGGTAFIVEVGHPVPRVLHWGADPGPGWDDDLRLTAAPAVLNNSPDVPRVLSVWPTERDGWSGTPAQSGNAAGFGTTPRPELAARSIDVPDDGVGGRIEFRFVDRVSALRSAVVYELDRFGVLAVTMSVVRDLGLNPGAAPYTVDGLLALLPVPERAVELLDFTGKWCRERAPQRAPFGFGTHLRATRRGKPGHDSPYLLVAGTASFGFGHGEVWAAHLAWSGEQRYLAERLPEGAGTFAAVLGAGESLRSGEVILADGERYEAPPVLFVWSDAGTDGVADRLHRRLRARPSHPRTPRPLVLNTWEAVYFDHDLDRLTRLAERAAAVGVERIVLDDGWFHRRRDADAGLGDWFVDSDVWPAGLDPFVKVVRSHGMQFGLWFEPEMVNLDSELARAHPDWILGPAAGLGPSARGQYVLDIARPAAYDYLLERISDLVRTHEIDYLKWDHNRDLLEAVSGERPSVRRQTVALYRLLDELRARHPALEIESCSGGGGRVDLGILDRTDRVWASDCNDPVERVRIERWTRVLVPPELVGSHLGADRAHTTSRTTDLSFRLVASLTAHAGIEQDLTLTSDADLATIAAWSALYREVRPLLHTGRVVNADVADDATALYGTVAQDGSRALFTWLRFQTSAAGQSGRVRFPGLDRASRYRVTIREELGAASRHQGHDPEWVARATRGPVELSGAVLAGTGVPLPTLNPQQAMLIDIERIP is encoded by the coding sequence ATGCTTTCCGAGGTCTTCGCCCTGCGGGCCGGAGGCACCGCCTTCATCGTCGAGGTGGGCCATCCCGTTCCCCGGGTGCTGCATTGGGGCGCGGACCCGGGGCCCGGCTGGGACGACGATCTTCGGCTCACCGCCGCACCCGCCGTGCTCAACAACTCGCCCGACGTGCCCCGGGTGCTGTCGGTCTGGCCGACCGAACGCGACGGCTGGTCCGGCACGCCCGCGCAGTCGGGCAACGCGGCCGGCTTCGGCACGACGCCGCGGCCCGAGTTGGCGGCGCGGTCGATCGACGTGCCGGATGACGGTGTCGGTGGGCGGATCGAGTTCCGCTTCGTCGACCGGGTCAGCGCGCTCCGGTCGGCCGTGGTCTACGAACTCGACCGGTTCGGGGTGCTCGCGGTGACGATGAGCGTGGTGCGGGACCTGGGGCTCAATCCCGGCGCTGCTCCGTACACTGTGGATGGTCTGTTGGCACTGCTGCCGGTGCCGGAGCGGGCCGTCGAACTGCTCGACTTCACCGGGAAATGGTGCCGGGAAAGGGCTCCGCAGCGGGCGCCGTTCGGCTTCGGCACCCACTTGCGGGCGACCCGGCGGGGCAAGCCCGGGCACGACTCCCCCTACCTGCTGGTGGCCGGCACGGCGTCGTTCGGCTTCGGCCACGGCGAGGTCTGGGCCGCGCACCTGGCCTGGAGCGGCGAGCAGCGCTACCTGGCCGAGCGCCTCCCGGAGGGTGCCGGCACGTTCGCGGCCGTCCTCGGCGCGGGCGAGTCACTGCGCTCGGGCGAGGTCATCCTCGCGGACGGCGAGCGCTACGAGGCGCCGCCGGTGCTGTTCGTCTGGTCCGACGCCGGCACCGACGGGGTCGCCGACCGGCTGCACCGCCGGCTGCGCGCCCGGCCGAGCCATCCGCGCACCCCACGGCCGCTCGTGCTGAACACCTGGGAGGCGGTCTACTTCGACCACGACCTCGACCGGCTGACCCGGCTGGCCGAGCGGGCCGCGGCGGTCGGCGTCGAGCGGATCGTGCTCGACGACGGCTGGTTCCACCGGCGCCGCGACGCCGACGCCGGGCTGGGCGACTGGTTCGTCGACTCCGACGTCTGGCCGGCCGGGCTCGACCCGTTCGTCAAGGTGGTGCGGTCGCACGGGATGCAGTTCGGGCTCTGGTTCGAGCCCGAGATGGTCAACCTCGACTCGGAACTGGCCCGCGCCCACCCGGACTGGATCCTCGGGCCGGCGGCCGGGCTCGGGCCGAGCGCGCGGGGACAGTACGTGCTCGACATCGCCCGCCCGGCGGCCTACGACTACCTGCTGGAACGGATCTCCGACCTGGTCCGAACCCACGAGATCGACTATCTCAAGTGGGACCACAACCGTGACCTGCTCGAGGCGGTCAGCGGCGAACGGCCGAGCGTGCGGCGCCAGACGGTGGCGCTCTACCGGCTGCTCGACGAGTTGCGCGCCCGGCACCCGGCGCTCGAGATCGAGTCGTGCTCGGGCGGCGGCGGGCGGGTCGACCTCGGCATCCTCGACCGCACCGACCGGGTCTGGGCCTCCGACTGCAACGACCCGGTCGAGCGGGTGCGGATCGAGCGGTGGACGCGGGTGCTCGTACCCCCGGAGCTGGTGGGGTCGCATCTTGGCGCGGACCGTGCGCACACCACCTCCCGGACCACCGACCTGTCTTTTCGGCTGGTCGCGTCGCTGACCGCGCACGCGGGCATCGAACAGGACCTGACCTTGACCAGCGACGCCGACCTGGCGACGATCGCGGCGTGGTCCGCGCTCTACCGCGAGGTGCGGCCGCTGCTGCACACCGGCCGGGTGGTCAACGCCGACGTGGCCGACGACGCGACCGCGCTCTACGGGACGGTCGCCCAGGACGGTTCGCGGGCGCTGTTCACCTGGCTGCGGTTTCAGACCTCGGCGGCCGGCCAGTCCGGGCGGGTGCGCTTCCCGGGCCTCGACCGCGCCAGCCGCTACCGGGTCACGATCCGCGAGGAACTCGGCGCCGCCAGCCGGCACCAGGGGCACGACCCGGAGTGGGTCGCCCGCGCGACCCGCGGCCCGGTAGAACTGTCGGGCGCCGTGCTGGCCGGGACCGGGGTGCCGCTACCCACGCTCAACCCGCAGCAGGCCATGCTGATCGACATCGAGAGGATCCCATGA
- a CDS encoding carbohydrate ABC transporter permease, which translates to MAVLESTAREQRAAPPAKRRRRDARQALNAHSPAHRGDGKLAWVLIAPALVGFLVFAAYPTLRGIYLSFTDFKVLSPPEWIGFDNYVQLAHDEVFWSALGVTVYFVVLSVSISLVVSVATAAVLHRLTSSTVIRGLIILPFLISAVVAGTVWSWMLDTQLGVVNIVIKALGGDGVQFLTSRTWAIPSIALISVWKQMGYTSIIIFAGLQTIPPTIYEAGRVDGASELRMFRRLTLPLLRPILALVIVLNIIGAFQVFDIVQVTTKGGPANASNVLQMYIYSKAFGQFDFGYAAAMSLSLFAVLIVITFLQMRLLRASESDTNQ; encoded by the coding sequence ATGGCGGTCCTTGAGTCAACGGCTCGCGAACAGCGGGCAGCACCACCGGCGAAGCGGCGTCGACGCGACGCCCGGCAGGCGCTCAACGCGCACTCGCCGGCGCATCGCGGTGACGGCAAGCTGGCCTGGGTGCTCATCGCCCCGGCACTGGTCGGGTTCCTGGTCTTCGCGGCCTACCCGACGCTGCGCGGGATCTACCTGAGCTTCACCGACTTCAAGGTGCTCAGCCCGCCGGAGTGGATCGGCTTCGACAACTACGTGCAACTCGCACACGACGAGGTTTTCTGGTCGGCGCTCGGCGTCACGGTCTACTTCGTGGTGCTGTCGGTGAGCATCAGCCTGGTCGTCTCGGTCGCGACCGCGGCGGTGCTGCACCGGCTCACCTCGTCGACCGTGATCCGCGGCCTGATCATCCTGCCGTTCCTCATCTCCGCGGTGGTCGCCGGCACGGTGTGGTCGTGGATGCTCGACACCCAACTCGGCGTCGTCAACATCGTCATCAAGGCGCTCGGCGGCGACGGGGTGCAGTTCCTGACCTCGCGGACCTGGGCGATCCCGTCGATCGCGCTGATCAGCGTGTGGAAGCAGATGGGCTACACGTCGATCATCATCTTCGCCGGGCTACAGACGATCCCGCCGACCATCTACGAGGCCGGCCGCGTCGACGGCGCCAGCGAGCTGAGGATGTTTCGCCGGCTGACGCTGCCGCTGTTGCGGCCTATCCTCGCGCTGGTCATCGTGCTCAACATCATCGGCGCGTTCCAGGTGTTCGACATCGTGCAGGTGACCACCAAGGGCGGGCCGGCCAACGCCTCCAACGTGCTCCAGATGTATATCTACAGCAAGGCATTCGGGCAGTTCGACTTCGGGTACGCCGCCGCCATGTCACTGTCCCTCTTCGCCGTGCTGATCGTCATCACCTTCCTGCAGATGCGCCTGCTGCGGGCGAGCGAATCGGACACGAACCAATGA
- a CDS encoding carbohydrate ABC transporter permease: MTATVIRRPRRFTVGRGLAWAYLVGVLFVTIFPFYWILRTALSNNYALSAHPASLLPAGFTWGPFQRVLGLATTEESIAEGGSGASIHIGHFLLNSVVYATVSTVLIVFCSTLAAYAFARLHWRGRDFMFSLFLTALMVPGILTLLPNFVLIKELGLLNSFAGMILPGALFSAFNIFFLRQFMLGLSTEVEEAALLDGAGRLRMLFRVTLPMTSGPIITLSILGFIGMWNDYFWPLLVTSDDSVQPLTLALAVFKQSSPQAQPDWAGLMAATLVAALPMLLLFMVFGRRIVNSIGFSGIK; this comes from the coding sequence ATGACCGCAACAGTCATTCGCCGGCCCCGCAGGTTCACCGTCGGACGCGGGCTCGCCTGGGCGTACCTCGTCGGTGTGCTCTTCGTGACGATCTTCCCGTTCTACTGGATCCTGCGCACCGCGCTGTCCAACAACTACGCGCTGAGCGCCCATCCGGCCTCCCTGCTGCCGGCCGGCTTCACCTGGGGACCCTTCCAGCGCGTGCTGGGCCTCGCGACCACCGAGGAGTCGATCGCCGAGGGCGGCTCCGGCGCGTCGATCCACATCGGACACTTTCTGCTGAACTCCGTCGTCTACGCGACGGTCTCGACGGTGCTGATCGTGTTCTGCTCGACGCTCGCGGCGTACGCCTTCGCGAGACTGCACTGGCGTGGCCGCGACTTCATGTTCAGCCTGTTCCTGACCGCGCTGATGGTGCCGGGCATCCTGACCCTGCTGCCCAACTTCGTGCTGATCAAGGAACTCGGGCTGCTCAACTCGTTCGCCGGCATGATCCTGCCCGGTGCGCTGTTCTCGGCCTTCAACATCTTCTTCCTGCGCCAGTTCATGCTCGGCCTGTCCACCGAGGTCGAGGAGGCGGCGCTGCTCGACGGCGCCGGCCGGCTGCGGATGCTGTTCCGGGTCACCCTGCCGATGACCAGCGGCCCGATCATCACGCTGTCGATCCTGGGCTTCATCGGGATGTGGAACGACTATTTCTGGCCGCTGCTGGTGACCAGCGACGACTCCGTACAGCCGCTGACGCTCGCGCTCGCGGTGTTCAAGCAGTCGTCGCCGCAGGCGCAACCCGACTGGGCCGGCCTGATGGCGGCGACGCTGGTCGCGGCCCTGCCGATGCTGCTGCTGTTCATGGTGTTCGGCCGGCGCATCGTCAACTCCATCGGCTTCTCGGGGATCAAATGA
- a CDS encoding glycosyl hydrolase family 95 catalytic domain-containing protein produces MTLRLSWAGPAREWVEATPLGNGRIGAMVFGGADARIQVNDATIWSGHPAGPADALDALVAVGAGPERLAEVRAAIDAGDLRRAEALLMSFEGSYSQEFLPFVDLSVHTSGVRGNGPARILDLDESHLTERLDIDGTPATRRTFVSAPAGCLFVEYAADGPVLDVDLRLSTPLREAGRRTEPGELVLDVLVPVDGAPLHEPTVAAHRYADDGFDHFATAALAAHSDGTQGRDGDFLWIRGASRLLIALSTSSRAALWWGDPDGAGWRTSSREEIRERARGAARAALGQTAAERFAEHVADVRDHVSGARFAIGGRRAGTWDVERDIRHGTDEGLRATVVAEYGRYLLGASSRAGNPAANLQGIWNADVRPPWSSNYTININTQMNYWPAPVLGLDESAEPLTALVRRMARTGEAVAERLYGARGWVAHHNSDLWGWSLPVGMGHGAPSWAIWMMGGVWLTHNLWDRYEFSGDRKLLAETVWPLLRGAAQFCLDWLVDDPATGRLRTIPSTSPENLYIGPDGQPESLGASTAADIALIRSLFVRARTAIAELGLADPLDTELAAALDRLPDLTVGPDGRLREWSTDLADADPHHRHLSPMVALYPLDLITTPELEDGARRFLDGRGPGAMGWSWAWKIALRARLGDAAQARSLLLEAITPFDRDHREHAPVDGSDWGGLLPNLFSTHPPVQLDGNYGLAAAIAEMLVQSHGGVVRLLPALPAEWPTGQVTGLRVRGGLTLDLDWKGGAVHEAVFHDVRGAPHRIVVTDGRARHTLDVPAHGEARLTDQN; encoded by the coding sequence ATGACACTGCGACTCTCCTGGGCCGGCCCCGCCCGCGAGTGGGTCGAGGCCACCCCGCTCGGCAACGGCCGCATCGGCGCGATGGTCTTCGGCGGCGCCGACGCCCGCATCCAGGTCAACGACGCGACGATCTGGTCGGGCCACCCGGCCGGGCCGGCCGACGCCCTCGACGCGCTGGTGGCGGTCGGCGCCGGGCCCGAGCGGCTCGCCGAGGTCCGCGCGGCCATCGACGCCGGCGACCTGCGCCGCGCCGAGGCCCTGCTGATGAGCTTCGAAGGGTCGTACTCACAGGAGTTCCTGCCCTTCGTCGACCTGTCGGTGCACACCAGCGGGGTGCGGGGTAACGGCCCCGCCCGGATCCTCGACCTCGACGAGTCGCACCTGACCGAGCGCCTCGACATCGACGGCACCCCGGCCACCCGGCGCACCTTCGTCTCCGCGCCCGCCGGCTGCCTGTTCGTCGAGTACGCCGCCGACGGACCGGTGCTCGACGTCGACCTGCGCCTGTCGACCCCGCTGCGCGAGGCGGGCCGGCGCACCGAGCCGGGGGAGCTCGTGCTGGACGTGCTCGTGCCGGTCGACGGTGCACCGCTGCACGAGCCCACGGTCGCCGCGCACCGTTACGCCGACGACGGCTTCGACCACTTCGCGACCGCGGCACTCGCGGCGCACAGCGACGGAACACAGGGTCGGGACGGCGACTTCCTGTGGATCCGTGGGGCGAGCCGGCTGCTGATCGCACTGTCGACGTCGAGCCGGGCCGCACTGTGGTGGGGCGACCCGGACGGCGCCGGCTGGCGGACCTCCTCCCGCGAGGAGATCCGGGAGCGTGCCCGCGGGGCCGCACGGGCTGCCCTCGGGCAGACCGCGGCCGAGCGGTTCGCCGAGCACGTGGCCGACGTTCGTGACCACGTCTCGGGAGCGCGTTTCGCGATCGGTGGCCGGCGCGCCGGAACCTGGGACGTCGAGCGCGACATCCGGCACGGCACCGACGAGGGACTGCGGGCCACGGTCGTCGCCGAGTACGGCCGCTACCTGCTCGGCGCCTCGTCGCGAGCCGGCAACCCGGCGGCCAACCTCCAGGGCATCTGGAACGCCGACGTCCGGCCGCCGTGGTCGTCCAACTACACCATCAACATCAACACGCAGATGAACTACTGGCCGGCGCCGGTGCTAGGGCTCGACGAGTCCGCCGAGCCGCTGACCGCGCTGGTGCGCCGGATGGCCCGGACCGGCGAGGCCGTGGCGGAGCGGCTCTACGGCGCGCGCGGCTGGGTGGCGCACCACAACAGCGACCTCTGGGGCTGGAGCCTGCCGGTCGGCATGGGGCACGGCGCGCCGAGCTGGGCGATCTGGATGATGGGCGGCGTCTGGCTCACCCACAACCTCTGGGACCGCTACGAGTTCAGCGGCGACCGCAAGCTGCTCGCCGAGACGGTCTGGCCACTGCTCCGCGGCGCCGCCCAGTTCTGCCTCGACTGGCTGGTCGACGACCCGGCCACCGGTCGGCTGCGGACCATCCCGTCGACCTCACCGGAGAACCTCTACATCGGACCGGACGGGCAGCCCGAGTCCCTTGGCGCTTCGACGGCGGCGGACATCGCGCTGATCCGGTCGCTGTTCGTCCGCGCCCGCACGGCGATCGCGGAACTCGGCCTGGCCGACCCGCTGGACACCGAGCTGGCTGCCGCCCTCGACCGCCTCCCAGACCTCACGGTCGGCCCCGACGGCCGGCTGCGCGAATGGTCGACGGACCTGGCCGACGCGGACCCCCACCACCGGCACCTGTCCCCGATGGTCGCCCTCTACCCGTTGGACCTGATCACCACGCCGGAGCTGGAAGACGGTGCCCGGCGGTTCCTGGACGGCCGCGGCCCGGGCGCGATGGGCTGGTCGTGGGCCTGGAAGATCGCGCTGCGGGCCCGTCTCGGGGACGCCGCGCAGGCCCGGTCGCTCCTGCTGGAGGCGATCACCCCGTTCGACCGCGACCACCGCGAGCACGCACCCGTCGACGGATCCGACTGGGGCGGGCTGCTGCCGAACCTGTTCAGCACCCACCCGCCGGTGCAGCTCGACGGCAACTACGGGCTTGCCGCGGCGATCGCGGAGATGCTCGTGCAGAGCCACGGCGGCGTCGTCCGGCTGCTGCCCGCGCTACCGGCCGAGTGGCCGACGGGCCAGGTGACCGGGCTGCGCGTCCGCGGCGGCCTGACGCTCGACCTCGACTGGAAGGGCGGCGCGGTCCACGAAGCCGTGTTCCACGACGTGCGTGGCGCTCCACACCGGATCGTCGTGACCGACGGCCGCGCCCGGCACACCCTCGACGTCCCCGCGCACGGGGAAGCCCGCCTGACAGACCAGAACTGA
- a CDS encoding ABC transporter substrate-binding protein, translating to MKAQRIASAIALAVVATAALAACSSDNGSDSGDAGGKTVNWWTWDERQAASYKKCLPGFEAANPGITVTISQYAVDDYFTKLTAGFVSGSAPDAFQNSVPLLGAYAGQHQILALDDQIKKTNYDMSIFDIGADSWKFTDGKQYGIPLDWAGAAIYFNEDKAKEAGITADQITNMTWNPDDGGTFDKIVSHLTVDKNGKRGDEAGFDKSKVATYGIASLASGDFNGQTSWNSFVSTLGWRLGDKPAWPTKFQYDDPNFIKTLEYIKGLGDRGLMPKFGQFTVAGSQQIGSGQVAMAEGGTWDATSMTKIPGVKVGVAPTVKGPQGRSMISNSNANNIYAGTKNLDSTWKWVTYMGSEACQSTAGADATFLPSIAKSLQVAVDAQKKEGLDLSGFVNALNNGELYPAPPTTNGQEVTDTIQPLFEAYFSGEKDKSVFPEMAAKTAEIFAK from the coding sequence ATGAAAGCACAGCGAATCGCGTCGGCGATCGCGCTCGCCGTCGTGGCGACCGCGGCGCTCGCCGCCTGCTCCAGCGATAACGGCAGTGACAGCGGCGACGCGGGCGGCAAGACCGTCAACTGGTGGACGTGGGACGAGCGGCAGGCCGCCTCGTACAAGAAATGTCTGCCCGGTTTCGAGGCGGCGAACCCTGGCATCACCGTGACCATCTCGCAGTACGCCGTCGACGACTACTTCACGAAGCTGACCGCCGGCTTCGTCTCCGGCTCGGCGCCGGACGCGTTCCAGAACAGCGTGCCGCTGCTCGGCGCGTACGCCGGTCAGCACCAGATCCTGGCCCTTGACGACCAGATCAAGAAGACCAACTACGACATGTCGATCTTCGACATCGGTGCCGACTCGTGGAAGTTCACCGACGGGAAGCAATACGGGATCCCGCTCGACTGGGCCGGCGCGGCGATCTACTTCAACGAGGACAAGGCGAAGGAAGCCGGCATCACCGCCGACCAGATCACCAACATGACCTGGAACCCCGACGACGGTGGCACCTTCGACAAGATCGTCTCGCACCTCACGGTCGACAAGAACGGCAAGCGCGGCGACGAGGCCGGGTTCGACAAGTCGAAGGTCGCCACCTACGGCATCGCGAGCCTGGCGTCCGGCGACTTCAACGGCCAGACCTCGTGGAACTCGTTCGTCTCCACGCTCGGCTGGCGGCTCGGCGACAAGCCGGCGTGGCCGACCAAGTTCCAGTACGACGACCCCAACTTCATCAAGACGCTCGAATACATCAAGGGCCTGGGCGACCGCGGCCTGATGCCGAAGTTCGGCCAGTTCACCGTCGCCGGCAGCCAGCAGATCGGGTCCGGCCAGGTCGCGATGGCCGAGGGCGGCACCTGGGACGCGACCTCGATGACCAAGATCCCCGGCGTCAAGGTGGGCGTCGCGCCGACCGTCAAGGGTCCGCAGGGCCGCTCGATGATCAGCAACTCGAACGCCAACAACATCTACGCGGGTACGAAGAACCTCGACTCCACCTGGAAGTGGGTCACCTACATGGGTTCCGAGGCCTGCCAGTCGACCGCCGGCGCAGACGCCACGTTCCTCCCGTCGATCGCCAAGTCGCTCCAGGTCGCGGTCGACGCGCAGAAGAAGGAGGGGCTCGACCTGTCGGGCTTCGTCAACGCGCTCAACAACGGCGAGCTCTACCCGGCTCCGCCGACGACCAACGGGCAGGAGGTCACGGACACGATCCAGCCGCTGTTCGAGGCCTACTTCAGCGGTGAGAAGGACAAGAGCGTGTTCCCGGAGATGGCCGCCAAGACCGCGGAGATCTTCGCCAAGTAA